Part of the Rhodothermales bacterium genome, GCATGATGACGCCGGTTTCGGCCGCCACGCCGGCTAGAGCGATGAAGCCGACGCCGACAGCCACGCTGAGGTTGTACCCGAGCAGATAGACGAGCCAGAACCCGCCGACCGTCGCGAACGGCAGCGACAGCATGACGATCAGGCTTTCGGTGACGTTCTTGAAGCTCAGGTAGAGCAGCACGAAGATGATGACGAGGGTCAGCGGGACGACGATCCGCAGCCGCTCCCGCGCCCGCTCCATGTACTCGTACTGCCCGCTCCAGACCAGGCTGTAGCCTTCCGGCAGCGCCACCTCGCGCTCGACGGTTTCGCGCGCCAGCCGCACGAACGTGCCGATGTCGGCGTCGCGGGTGTCGACATACACCCAGGCGGTTTTGCGGGCATTTTCGCTCTTGACGACCGGCGGGCCCTTCACGATGTCGAACGCGGCCACGTAGCTGAGCGGGATCTGGGCGCCGGTCGGCGTGGGGATGAGGACGCGCTGGAGCGCCGGCAGGTTGTCGCGCAGTTCGCGGCTGTAGCGCAGGTTGATCGGGTAGCGCTCGAGGCCCTCGACGGTCTGCGTCACGTTCATGCCGCCGATGGCGGACATGATGACGTCCTGCACATCGCCGACCGTCAGCCCGTAGCGCGCGGCCTCTTCGCGCTTGATGCGGTAGTCGAGGTAGTTGCCGCCGACGGTCTTGTCCGGAAAGGCGCTCACCGTCCCCGGGACGGATTCGACGGCGCCGGCGACGCGCTGCGCCACGACGGACAACACGTCGAGGTCCGGCCCCATCACCTTGATCCCCACCGGGGTCTTTATGCCGGTCGACAGCATATCGATCCGGGTGCGGATGGGCATCGTCCAGGCGTTGGTGAGCCCCGGGAAGGCGATGGCGGCGTCGAGTTCATCCACCAGTTTTTCGATCGTCATCCCCGGGCGCCAGGCATCCGGCGGGCGGAGCGTGATCGTGGTCTCCATCATCGAAAGCGGCGCCGGGTCGGTAGCCGTCTCGGCGCGTCCGACCTTGCCGAGCACATGCTGCACCTCGGGAAACTGGCGGATGATCTTGTTGGTCTGTTGCAGCAGTTCCTTGGCCTTGGTGATGCTGATCCCGGGGTCTGTCGTCGGCATGTACAGGAGATCGCCCTCGTTGAGCGGCGGCATGAACTCGGAGCCGAGCCGGGAGAGCGGGTACGCCGTCGCTGCGAGCGCGAGGAGCGCGACGCCGATCGTCGCCCAGCGAAAGCGGAGGACGCCATGGATCATGGGGCGGTACCCGGCGATGAGGAACCGGCTGATCGGATTGCGCGCCTCAGGCAGGATACGGCCCCGGATGAAATAGCCGATGAGGATCGGCACGATGGTGATCGCCAGCAGCGCCGAGGCGGCCATGGCGTAGGTTTTGGTATACGCGAGCGCCTTGAACAGCCGGCCCTCCTGCGCCTGGAGCGTGAAAACCGGCAGAAACGAGAGGGTGATGATGAGCAGCGAAAAAAACAGCGCCGGCCCCACCTCCTTCGACGCGTCGAGTACGATCTGCCAGTGCTCCTTTTTGCCGGCGTCGCGCTCCAGATGTTTATGCGCGTTTTCGATCATCACGATCGCGGCGTCGACCATCGCACCGATGGCAATCGCGATCCCGCTCAGCGACATGATGTTGGCGTTCAGCCCCTGCGCGCTCATCGCGAGAAACGCGAGCAGGATGCCCATCGGCAGCGTGAAGACGGCAACCAGCGCGCTGCGCACGTGAAGCAGGAAGAGGATCGTCACCAGCGCGACGATCAGGCTCTCCTCGATGAGCGTGCGTTTGAGGTTGTCGATGGCGCGTTCGATGAGGCCGGAGCGGTCGTAGGCGGTCTTGATCGTAACGCCTTCGGGCAGGCCGGCCTGCAGGTCGGCCAGCTTTGTTTTTACCGCGTTGATCGTCTCCAGCGCGTTGGCGCCGTACCGCATCACGACGATCCCGCCGACCACCTCGCCCTCGCCGTTCCAGTCGAGCACACCGCGCCGCAGCTCGGGGCCGGCATGCACGTGCGCGATGTTGCGGATCAGGATCGGTGTCCCGTTTTCATCGACCCCCACCGCGACGTTCTCGATGTCCTCGATCGACTCGATGTAGCCGAGCCCGCGCACCATAAATTCGGTCTCCCCCATCTCGATGAGCCGGCCGCCCACGTCGCTGTTGCTACGCTGGAGCGCGGTCCGCACCTTCGAGAGCGGGATGTTGTAGGCGATGAGGCGATTGGGGTCAACCTCCACCTGGTACTGCTTCACGAACCCGCCGATGCTCGCCACCTCCGAGACGCCGGGCACGCTGGTGAGTTCATAGCGGAGGAACCAGTCCTGCACCGAACGAAGCTGCTGGAGGTCGTACCGGTCGCCGCCGTCGAGCACGTATTCGTACACCCAGCCCACGCCGGTGGCGTCCGGCCCGAGGGTGGGCGTGATGCCCGGGGGCAGGCGCTTCGACACGTAGTTCAGGTACTCCAGCACCCGGCTGCGCGCCCAGTAGAGGTCGGTGCCGTCTTCGAAGATGACATAGACGAACGAATACCCGAAAAACGAGTAGCCGCGGACGGTTTTGGCGTGCGGCACCGCGAGCATGGCCGTCGTCAGCGGGTAGGTCACCTGATCTTCCACCACCTCTGGCGCCTGGCCGGCGTATTCGGTGAAGAGGATCACCTGGACGTCGCTCAGGTCCGGGATGGCATCGACAGGCGTTCGCAGCATCGTATAGACGCCGGCCGCCGCGGCGATCGCCGTAAAGAGCACCACCAGGAAGCGATGGCGCACGCTGGCTTCAATAATGCGTTCTAGCATGTGATTTCACGCATCCATGCGCGTGCTGCGTATCAGTGGTGGTGCTCCGCCGGGGCCGGCGGAGCGGCCTCGGGCATGTCCATCGGATGGTCGTGGTTCATGTCGGCGGGCGCATTCGAGACCTCCCGCATTTTCTGGAGCGCTTCCTGCAGGCGGCTCTCGGAGTCGAGCATGAACTGGGCGGAGACGACGATCTCCTCGCCGACCTCGAGCCCGTCAAGCACCCGAACGAAGGCGTTGTTCGGCCCGCCCTCCTCGCCGATGCGCACTTCGCGGGGCTCGAACGAGCCCGGTGCGCGCACGACGAACACCAGCGAACGCTCGCCCGACCGGATCACGGCCTCGGTCGGTATCACGAGTGCGTCCTGGATCGGGGCGCCCTGGACCTGCACGTTGGTGTACATCCCGGGCTTGAGCTCGAGGTCGGGGTTGGACACGACGATCCGGACGTGGACGTCGCGCGCCTTTTCCCGCAGGTACGGATACACGTAGGCGAGCCGGCCGCTGTAGGTCTTGCCCGGCAGGTAGGACAGCTCCATCTCGACCGGCTGCCCTTCCTCGATCCAGGGCACCTCGTTTTCATAGAAGCTGGCGTGCACCCACACCGTGCGCAGGTCGGCGATCTGGACCAGGTTGTCGCCGGCCTTGATGTGGGCGCCGTCGACGACATCCTTCTGGATGACGACCCCCGTCGCCGGCGCGCGCAGGGTGATTGTCTTGCGCACCTCGCCCGTCTGCTCCAGCCGCTCGATCTCGTCGGCCGGGATGTCCCAGTACGCGAGGCGCTTGCGCGCGGAGGAGAGCAGGCGCTCGGCATCCTCCTTCATCGAGGCGGCAGGCTGCGCGGCCAGACGGCGGGCGTTCGCGAGCGCCAGGACGAATTCCTGCTGGGTCGCGACGAGTTCGGGGGAATAGATATCCAGCAGCGGACTCCCCTGCCGCACCTGATCGCCGACGTAGTTGACGTGCAGCGTCTCGATCCAGCCGGAGATGCGGGCGCTCACCTGATACAGGCGCTCCTCGTCGTATTGCACCTCGCCGACGGTGCGGATCATGCGGGAGAAATCGGTGCGCTCGACGCGCGCCGTGCGCACGCCCATGTTCTGGACGACGGAGGGATCGATCGACACGGTCGTTTTCGACGCCGTATCCGCCTCGTCCTCATAGACGGGTATCAGATCCATCCCCATCCTCGATTTGCCGGGTGCGTCGTAGATCTCGGTCGGATCCATCGGGGCCCGCCAGTAGGCGATCTTGCCCGCCGGCGCGGCGTCCGCGGGCGTGGCCATCTCGTCGTGCTGGCCGTGCCTGCCGGCGAAATACCCGCCGGCGCCCACGAGCGCCAGGAGGAGCAGGATGCCGGCGATGCGCATCGGAGTCGTCATCTTCGGTTTGGATAAAGGGTCCATGATGTCGGTTATCGAATCGTGTCGTTCAGCGACGACACGCCCAGCGCGCGCTCCAGGGCGGCGTGGGCATTGAGGTAGCGGTAGCGCGCCTCTTCGAGGGCGAGGTCGAGGGAGAACAGCATGCGCTCCGCATCGAGGAGATCGAGGAACGGCGCCGCACCGGTCGCATAGGCGCTGAGGGCTGCCTGCCGCGTTGTCTCCGCCCGGGGGATGAGGGCGTCGCGCAGCAACGCGACCTGCTCGGATTCGAGGCGTACCTGATGCCACGCGTCGGTCAGCTGGGTCGAGATGGCGGAAGCGAGCGCTTCCTGGCGGGCGCGGACCTGATCGCCGCGCAACCGGGCTTCCGTCTCCTGCGCACGCACGCGATCCCGGTGCAGCGGCACGCTGAGGGAGACGCCGAGTGCCAGCGCATCGCGCCCCGGAGCGCCGGGAGGACGATTCGCCGGCGCGAGGTCGAAGTACGTGACGTTCACCCCCAGTTCAGGAAGCGCCGCCTTGCGCGCGAGCGCAACCTGCGCCTCCGCGCGGGCTTCCGCCAGGTCGAGCGCCTGCACCTCCGGGCGCAGCCGCCGAGCCAGGGTCTCGAGCGAATCCACCGGAAGTCCAGGCAACGCCACGCCGTCATACCCCGACACAGGCTGACCCTCGGTGGCCACGGAGCGGTTGGTCAGTCGCTCCAGGAGGGCGTGCGCGGTGCGCCACTCCCGCTCCAGCACCAGTTCGCGCTGATCGAGGCTGTTCCGTTCGAGCTGCAGCTTGAGGATGGCCTGTTGCGAGCCGGCGCCGACCTCGTACTGCGAGGCCGCGGCGGCCTCGAAATCCGTCAACCGATCGCGAAACGCGGCGATCACGCCCCGCATTCGCGCGACACGATCCAGCGTCAGGAAGGCCTTCGTCGCCTCCAGCACCAGATCGAGCCCGTAGGCCTCCGCCTCATGGCGCGCCACGTCGGCGCTCAGCATCGCGACGTCGCTCCGCAGCCCGAGGGTGCCGGCATAAGGGACAGCCTGCTCGATGCGCCACTGGCTGCGCTGGGCGCCGACGGCGGTGTAGATTGGGGCGGGCAGGTAGGTGACCATCACCCGCGGATCGGGCATCGTGGCGACCTGATCGCGGCGCGCGCGGAGGGCGTCGACCTCGAGGCGACTCGCTTCGAGCGCGGGGTTGCCGGCCCGTACGGCGGCCTGTATCGTTGCCAGATCCAGCGGCAGCGGCTCCGCTGCACGGTCCTGCGCCGCCAGTCGAGGGACGGCCAGCAGCGTCCACAGGAGCAGGAGCCCCCGGAGCGTTCGGAGAAATAAGGACATGACTCAACGGAATAGAAGCGATTCAGCGCGAACACCGGACAGGCGCGGCGTGCAACCCAGGCACGGCGCGTCCGGAGTGAACCATCAACTCGCGGACTCCTTCAATTCAGGAAGAGCGAATACAGGAGGTGGAGTGGCCGGGATGGCGGTAGCGGCGGACCGGAATCGAACCAGTTCAGGGCTCGGGAGATGCGGCTCGCGGCAGGAAGGACATCGAGCGCCGGCGGCAGCACGCCGGCATGAGCGACGCGGCCTGCGGCGTCGCCCACCAGCCGGAACGTCGACGAATCCGCGGCCTGCATGGCGCAGCACGGATCGGTGGGCCCGGAACAGGGCGGGTCGGTAGCGGGCGGCGTGTCAGGCGCGCCGGTGTGCCCCCGATGCGCCGCGTGGGCGTCCACCGCGTCTTCCGGGCAGCACGAGGCGACGGACGCCATCTCCGTCATCCGGCAGACATGCTGGACCGAAGGGAGCAGGCTCGCGCCGAGCAGGATCAGCGCGATGAGACGCGTGGACAGGCGGTATGCGTGCCGTGGAGCCGGCATGGAGGCAGGTATCTGGATGGATCGTGTGATGTGTTACCGGTCGGCCCAATTGAGGTTCCGGCGGCATCCGGTTTCCCGCATCCCGTATCCCCGTATTGCATCCCGCCTCCTCCATCCCGAACTTTTACGCATGGCCCCCTGCAGAACCCGCGCGCCTATGGTAACGATAGACCCCTACCCCGATCTCCACCCGGCCGTCTTTTCGACCGAGTGGCCGCAAGACCTCGGCGCCTTCGAGCGGCAAGGCTGGCTCGCCGACTTGCTCAAGCTGGAGGCCCCGGCGCCTATCTCCCGTTCGGAAGACGTCCGCGCCCGCGTGCGCGACCTGCTGCGGCACCGGGGGTACAAGCCGACGGGACGCGGCAAACCGGCTTCCGAGTACCTGCTCAAGGCCGCAGAGGAAGACACCCTGCAGCCGATCAACGTGGCCGTGGATGTCTGCAATGCCGTGTCGCTCCACAGCGGGCTGCCGATCAGCGTGATCGATCTGGGCAAGGCCAGCGCGCCGTTCCGGATCGGGCCGGGCGAGGCCGGCCAGATCTATGTATTCAACGCCTCGGGGCAGGAAATCAACGTCGAAGGCCTGCTGTGCGTCCACGACGCGGCCGGCCCGTGCGCCAATCCGGTCAAGGACGCCCAGCGCACGAAAACCGACGCCGGCACCGTCAGAACCCTCACCGTGATCTGGGGCGCCGCGTCGCTGGCCACCCAGACGGAGGACGCGCTGGCCTGGTATATGGCGCTGCTCGGCCGGCTCGGCGCGAAGATGGACATCCATATCGGTTGACGTTGTGGCCGGGCGCTGGTAATATCGGGACGCGTCTCGACCCCGTTCACCCCCGAGCGCATCCTCAAAAGAGCTAGCTTCCCATGTCGAAATACATCCCCATTCTGGTATTCCTGGGCCTCGCCGCCGGCTGCGCATCGCCCGATGCGCCGGCCGATTCACAGGTCGATTCAGGGGCCGACTCCTGGACGCTCGGCCCCTTCGAGAAATACGCCGGCAACCCGATCCTCACCCCGCAGGGCGACACCTGGGAGGCCAAGGACATCTTCAACCCGGCGGCCTGGACCGACGGCGAAACCATCTATCTCATCTACCGGGCTGAAGACTCCTCCGGCGTCGGGATCTGGAACGGCACCTCACGCATCGG contains:
- a CDS encoding efflux RND transporter permease subunit, with the translated sequence MLERIIEASVRHRFLVVLFTAIAAAAGVYTMLRTPVDAIPDLSDVQVILFTEYAGQAPEVVEDQVTYPLTTAMLAVPHAKTVRGYSFFGYSFVYVIFEDGTDLYWARSRVLEYLNYVSKRLPPGITPTLGPDATGVGWVYEYVLDGGDRYDLQQLRSVQDWFLRYELTSVPGVSEVASIGGFVKQYQVEVDPNRLIAYNIPLSKVRTALQRSNSDVGGRLIEMGETEFMVRGLGYIESIEDIENVAVGVDENGTPILIRNIAHVHAGPELRRGVLDWNGEGEVVGGIVVMRYGANALETINAVKTKLADLQAGLPEGVTIKTAYDRSGLIERAIDNLKRTLIEESLIVALVTILFLLHVRSALVAVFTLPMGILLAFLAMSAQGLNANIMSLSGIAIAIGAMVDAAIVMIENAHKHLERDAGKKEHWQIVLDASKEVGPALFFSLLIITLSFLPVFTLQAQEGRLFKALAYTKTYAMAASALLAITIVPILIGYFIRGRILPEARNPISRFLIAGYRPMIHGVLRFRWATIGVALLALAATAYPLSRLGSEFMPPLNEGDLLYMPTTDPGISITKAKELLQQTNKIIRQFPEVQHVLGKVGRAETATDPAPLSMMETTITLRPPDAWRPGMTIEKLVDELDAAIAFPGLTNAWTMPIRTRIDMLSTGIKTPVGIKVMGPDLDVLSVVAQRVAGAVESVPGTVSAFPDKTVGGNYLDYRIKREEAARYGLTVGDVQDVIMSAIGGMNVTQTVEGLERYPINLRYSRELRDNLPALQRVLIPTPTGAQIPLSYVAAFDIVKGPPVVKSENARKTAWVYVDTRDADIGTFVRLARETVEREVALPEGYSLVWSGQYEYMERARERLRIVVPLTLVIIFVLLYLSFKNVTESLIVMLSLPFATVGGFWLVYLLGYNLSVAVGVGFIALAGVAAETGVIMLIYLDHAWRDRVARGAMRSPADLYEAVVNGAVERVRPKMMTVVSTMAGLIPIMWGAGTGSDVMKRIAAPMIGGMVSSTVLTLLVIPAIYYIWKRRSLPARADAEEAASASSPPR
- a CDS encoding efflux RND transporter periplasmic adaptor subunit, which encodes MTTPMRIAGILLLLALVGAGGYFAGRHGQHDEMATPADAAPAGKIAYWRAPMDPTEIYDAPGKSRMGMDLIPVYEDEADTASKTTVSIDPSVVQNMGVRTARVERTDFSRMIRTVGEVQYDEERLYQVSARISGWIETLHVNYVGDQVRQGSPLLDIYSPELVATQQEFVLALANARRLAAQPAASMKEDAERLLSSARKRLAYWDIPADEIERLEQTGEVRKTITLRAPATGVVIQKDVVDGAHIKAGDNLVQIADLRTVWVHASFYENEVPWIEEGQPVEMELSYLPGKTYSGRLAYVYPYLREKARDVHVRIVVSNPDLELKPGMYTNVQVQGAPIQDALVIPTEAVIRSGERSLVFVVRAPGSFEPREVRIGEEGGPNNAFVRVLDGLEVGEEIVVSAQFMLDSESRLQEALQKMREVSNAPADMNHDHPMDMPEAAPPAPAEHHH
- a CDS encoding TolC family protein; its protein translation is MSLFLRTLRGLLLLWTLLAVPRLAAQDRAAEPLPLDLATIQAAVRAGNPALEASRLEVDALRARRDQVATMPDPRVMVTYLPAPIYTAVGAQRSQWRIEQAVPYAGTLGLRSDVAMLSADVARHEAEAYGLDLVLEATKAFLTLDRVARMRGVIAAFRDRLTDFEAAAASQYEVGAGSQQAILKLQLERNSLDQRELVLEREWRTAHALLERLTNRSVATEGQPVSGYDGVALPGLPVDSLETLARRLRPEVQALDLAEARAEAQVALARKAALPELGVNVTYFDLAPANRPPGAPGRDALALGVSLSVPLHRDRVRAQETEARLRGDQVRARQEALASAISTQLTDAWHQVRLESEQVALLRDALIPRAETTRQAALSAYATGAAPFLDLLDAERMLFSLDLALEEARYRYLNAHAALERALGVSSLNDTIR